The sequence below is a genomic window from Chelonoidis abingdonii isolate Lonesome George chromosome 6, CheloAbing_2.0, whole genome shotgun sequence.
ctgtgtctggaTTCAAAGAGTGGGAATAAAATAGGGGGAACCCGGCCCGCCACTCTACTCCGGGTTACCAGCtcagggccctatggattgcagctgtctattaTCCTCTTGTAGAGCTGTTTGACAGTAAaatcccctgggctacttccccacagcctcctccaaacaccttctttatccttccACCACAGGACCTCCTCTGGTGTCTGGATAACGCGATACTCCTGTAGTCCTTCCGCAGCATTACCCTCTCACTCTCCTCCtatgcgcctcttgctcccagctcctcacacgcacttcctctcctctggctcctccccatctggNNNNNNNNNNNNNNNNNNNNNNNNNNNNNNNNNNNNNNNNNNNNNNNNNNNNNNNNNNNNNNNNNNNNNNNNNNNNNNNNNNNNNNNNNNNNNNNNNNNNNNNNNNNNNNNNNNNNNNNNNNNNNNNNNNNNNNNNNNNNNNNNNNNNNNNNNNNNNNNNNNNNNNNNNNNNNNNNNNNNNNNNNNNNNNNNNNNNNNNNNNNNNNNNNNNNNNNNNNNNNNNNNNNNNNNNNNNNNNNNNNNNNNNNNNNNNNNNNNNNNNNNNNNNNNNNNNNNNNNNNNNNNNNNNNNNNNNNNNNNNNNNNNNNNNNNNNNNNNNNNNNNNNNNNNNNNNNNNNNNNNNNNNNNNNNNNNNNNNNNNNNNNNNNNNNNNNNNNNNNNNNNNNNNNNNNNNNNNNNNNNNNNNNNNNNNNNNNNNNNNNNNNNNNNNNNNNNNNNNNNNNNNNNNNNNNNNNNNNNNNNNNNNNNNNNNNNNNNNNNNNNNNNNNNNNNNNNNNNNNNNNNNNNNNNNNNNNNNNNNNNNNNNNNNNNNNNNNNNNNNNNNNNNNNNNNNNNNNNNNNNNNNNNNNNNNNNNNNNNNNNNNNNNNNNNNNNNNNNNNNNNNNNNNNNNNNNNNNNNNNNNNNNNNNNNNNNNNNNNNNNNNNNNNNNNNNNNNNNNNNNNNNNNNNNNNNNNNNNNNNNNNNNNNNNNNNNNNNNNNNNNNNNNNNNNNNNNNNNNNNNNNNNNNNNNNNNNNNNNNNNNNNNNNNNNNNNNNNNNNNNNNNNNNNNNNNNNNNNNNNNNNNNNNNNNNNNNNNNNNNNNNNNNNNNNNNNNNNNNNNNNNNNNNNNNNNNNNNNNNNNNNNNNNNNNNNNNNNNNNNNNNNNNNNNNNNNNNNNNNNNNNNNNNNNNNNNNNNNNNNNNNNNNNNNNNNNNNNNNNNNNNNNNNNNNNNNNNNNNNNNNNNNNNNNNNNNNNNNNNNNNNNNNNNNNNNNNNNNNNNNNNNNNNNNNNNNNNNNNNNNNNNNNNNNNNNNNNNNNNNNNNNNNNNNNNNNNNNNNNNNNNNNNNNNNNNNNNNNNNNNNNNNNNNNNNNNNNNNNNNNNNNNNNNNNNNNNNNNNNNNNNNNNNNNNNNNNNNNNNNNNNNNNNNNNNNNNNNNNNNNNNNNNNNNNNNNNNNNNNNNNNNNNNNNNNNNNNNNNNNNNNNNNNNNNNNNNNNNNNNNNNNNNNNNNNNNNNNNNNNNNNNNNNNNNNNNNNNNNNNNNNNNNNNNNNNNNNNNNNNNNNNNNNNNNCCCCCGCCCCAagctccctggcccagcccccttgcttccctgcagccctgggtttAGCTTCCCAGTGTGGAGGGCAAACACTCTGACACTTGGCATGGACCCCAACCCCGTGGGGTGTGGAGCAGGGCGGGGTGTTGTGTGAcccctggaggggagggggaggactgTGACCTGCTGGGAGTGTGTCAATGGCCCCGTGGGGGAAGGGTCGGGGGGGCAGTGACCCTGTAGTCCCAGCCCTGGCTAAGCTGGCGCTTGCCCCCCAGTGGGCAGTGGGTGCCCCTGGCAGCAGTGCTCACGGTGCTCTCCCCGCAGTGCCTTGCCTTCCGGGACGTGGCCCCGCAGGCCCCCGTGCATTTCCTGGTGATCCCCAAGCGCCCCATCCCCAGGCTGAGCTGCGTGGCCGTGGGGGATGCAGAGGTGAGCAGAGCGACTGGACAGGGCCCCTTCCCCGAGGCGCCTCTGCCCCACTGGGAGGCTAGGGTGGGGCGGGGAGCGCAGCCCAGGGAGCAGCGAGGGTCATGGGGAGCTGAAGGGCTGGGCACAGGAAGGGGGCTGGACAGCCCCATGTGCTGGTTGGAGGGGGTGCTGGGGAGTGTTGGCTCCAGCCCTGGTACGGACTGGCTCTGACCTTGGGGGGGCACCCTCCCTCCTGAGCCCAGCTGACCCTGCCTGGCTGGGTGCGAAGGTGGGTGCTCTGGCGGAGGTTCAGGGCTGCGGCACTCTGGGTCACCGGGGAGGGGTTCTAGGGGTGCTGCCTGGGGTGCCCATTTCCCCCCCTGTCAACCTGCCCCTCTGCTCACGCCCAGCTGCTGGGGCACCTGCTGCTAGTGGCCAGTCAGACGGCGAAGGTGGAGGGGCTGGTGGATGGCTACCGAGTGGGTGAGTTACTGGGACCCCCTGCACTGGGGAGCGCCcggctgcctgccctgccctggggtttCCCTGGTCCTCATCAGCGTTGCCCGCTGCCAGCTCAGCTGTGACCCTGCCCCAGACGTATGTGAGCCACTGGTGTCCTCCAGCACTTCCCTGCATCCCTGCCCTGGAGTGTGGTCTCCCCATGGTGCTCATGGGCTGGGGCCCCGCCTGCGACCCCCCCATGGCCCTGTGGCCTCAGCACGTATTGtaccccccaccactgccctagtACCCCACTCTGGGTTCAGGGGGCTGGCCCCACCCTCTTGCCCAGCCCATCGGGGGTCAACCCCGCCCGCTTGCCATGCCATACCTGTAGGCAGACGGCCTTGCCCCACTTCACCCATAGCAGGCCGGGCCCCACCCTCTCGCCATGCCACGCCTGCAGGGGACGAGCTCCCGCCCCACTTACCCCGCTCACCCACCGGCCCCCACCCTCTCGCCATGCCACGCCTGCAGGGGGCTGGCCCCACCCCCTCGCCCAGCCCATAGGGGGCCAAAGCCGCCCcacttgccccagcccagccatagCAGGCCGGGCTCCACCCTCTCACCATGCCACTCCTGCAGgggaccagcccctgccccactcaccccgCCCCACCCACCGGCCCCCATGCTCATGCCATGCCACGCCTGCAGGGGAATGGCCCTGCCTCACTTGCCCCAGCCCACCTGGCTCAACCTGCCTGCAGGGGCCGGCCCCACCCTCTCATACCACCCCACATGCCCTGCCCACAGGggggccagccccaccccactcgccctgcctgcagggcctggcacacttACCCCTTGTCTCTGTCTTTCAGTGATCAACGATGGGAAGCAGGGGGCTCAGTCCGTCTACCACCTGCACTTGCATGTGCTGGGCGGGCGTCAGATGGGCTGGCCCCCGGGCTGAGCTGCAGCTGGAGAAACGGGAGCAGCGGACGCAGCGCCAGCCCCACTGGGCAAACCTGTTCCTCAATTAAAGCGCTGTGAGAGGGCCCATGTGATCACTTGCCTATCTGTCCCGGTGCCCGTTCCCCGGCTGTCTGGGGCTCACACCGGGCAGGGGGGTCGGCCTCCCACTTGGCAGGAAGaggctgtgctgggggaggggagcacacgATGCCCAGGGCAGAAGAGTAAGGGGACGGGAGGAGGTAGCATGTGATGTCCAGGCCAGggagaggacaggagggaccatgCGATGCCTGGGGTTGGGGGAGCATGTGATGCCCAGGCCAGGGGTGAAGGGGGGGCGGCCGTGTGAAGCCCAGCAGGGGAGGCGGGGTGGGGCGTGTGATGCCTGGcgagggagggaatggggggaagCATGTGATGtccggcaggggaggggggaccgTGTGATACccggcgggggagaggggagcctgTGATGCCCAGGCtggaggggaatggggggcagCATGTGATGCCCAGGCTGGAGGGTATGGGGGGGAACTGTGTGATGcctggcagggaaggagaagcgTGTGATGCTCAGGCTGGAGGGGAATGGTGGGGACGGTGTGAtgcccagtgggggaggggggagcatgtGATGCCCAGGCCAGAGGGGAATGGGGGGGAGCGTGTGATGCCCAGGCCAGAGGGGAATGGGGGAGAGCATGTGATGCCCAGGCTGGTGGGTATGGGGGTAACTGTGTGATGCCCAGGCTGGAGGGAAATGGTGGAGACCATGTGatgcctggtgggggagggggaccgtGTGATGCCCAGGCCGGTGGGTATGGGGGTAACCGTGTGatgcccgggggtgggggcgagCATGTGATGCCCAGGCTGGAGGGGAATA
It includes:
- the LOC116823875 gene encoding adenosine 5'-monophosphoramidase HINT2-like, which encodes MDPNPVGGQWVPLAAVLTVLSPQCLAFRDVAPQAPVHFLVIPKRPIPRLSCVAVGDAELLGHLLLVASQTAKVEGLVDGYRVVINDGKQGAQSVYHLHLHVLGGRQMGWPPG